The region TTCATCTCCCTTTTTCAATCCAACGAGCTCTTTAGCTAAACCAGGAAAATCGGCCCTGTCCGTACCTGCTTCTTCCCAGGTCGAATTTTGTTTCGAAAACAGTGGTTGGTCAGTAATCGTCTCAGCAAGAGGTTTGTCGTCTAAGAAACCTTCGTAGCCCAGTTGAACATAGTCAGATGCTTCAGCCGGTTCTTCTTTTTCAACAAAGTCAGCTCGTTGAGATCGTAGGGTAAAGATGGTTTCATCAATCTCTTCCTCGGTCACCAAAACTTCGGGCACAGTGACAGCAACACCCTTGTATTTGGGAAGTTCAATGTTCGGATCAACATCCACTGTAAATTCAATAGAAGCATCCTTTCCTACTTCAATATCCCCTTCAACAAGATCGACGACATTGTAAATTTTGAAGCTTTCCTCCTTAGTGACCTGATCGTAAGCACCTGATACCAGCTTCTTCTTTAATTCATCGGCAACATCCTTTTTGTATTTCTGAAGGATCATCGCTGCAGGAGCTTTGCCAGGTCGAAAACCGGGAATACGAACCTGTTGGGAAAACTGATTAATCAGCTTCTTTTGTTCATTTGCGATCTCGGCGGCTTCAATCACTACGGTGACTTTTTTCCGGGATTCACTGACTTCTTCTACTTGAATACTCACAATAAATATCTGCGGTTGGCGATGGATAAAAAAGCGCTTTATGATTATTTCCTAAATGTCCGGGTCAATGCCTAAATAGACCTTACACGCATAATGAAAATAGCCTAAGCTTTGGCGTTGATTCCTTTTATTTGGGGCCATTTGCTCAAATCGATTCCCGAAGTGACTGAACAAAACAAGATAGTTTATCCACTCCTGGTGACTGACTGCAGTTGCCCGGGTGCCCGAGTAGGTATATTGGCAGAAACAGGCTGGCTGGCCTATCGAAACAAATCTGGCGAAACCGGAGCTACCCTGTTTCAGGCCGTTAAGGAGGTTCTTAATGAAAGCGGACTTTCGTTAAGTCAACTTGCAGGCTTAGCATATTGTGAAGGCCCGGGCTCGACACTGGGAATCCGAATTAACGCCATGGCACTGCGGACATGGATCAGCCTGGAGAAGCAACCGCCCTCGTTATTCTCCTTCAAAAGCCTTGAAGCTGCGGTTTGTTTGATTCGCGAGACTGAATCAAACGAAGAAGCGGTTGCCGTTTTCTCAGACTTCCGAAAAGAGTCCTGGAATGTTTGTTTTTCGGATCAAGTTGGACAGTTTTCTCCAATCGAAATCATTGACCTGGCCGACGTAGCATCCCTGCAACAGGATCAGTATTTTGTTCAACAGCGGATCCACTCTCCTGGACAACCGCCCCATTCAAGATTGATAAACTACGATCTCGAACCACTGGCAACATCAGCTCAATTTATTCAACTTCTGGAACCGAGGGAACAACCGACCGTGTTCCAAACTTCCACAACCACTTTCAAAAAATGGGTCCCGGAAAGACACCGCTAATAATATGACATCCTTCCCTCAATATCCTGCCCGCTGCTGGGCAGAGATTGATCTCGCGGCTCTGGAGCGAAATCTGTATAAGATTCGGGCCGCACTCCCAAACCACATTCGCTACCTCGCTGTTGTAAAAGCAGATGCCTATGGACACGGACTCGCTCAAACAGCCACCCGGCTCATGCAGTGTGGGGCCGACATGTTTGCGGTGGCCAACGTTGCCGAAGCAACACGCCTGCGAGAAATTGGATCGGGTTGGCCCATTTTGATCCTTTCATCGGTGCTACCACAAGAGGATGAATTTCTTTTTACCCATAATCTGATACCAACCTTGTCTACGCTTAGGGAAGTTGAACGCTGGAACCAAAAGGCTGAAGAACGTGATACCACCCTGAAAGTTCATTTAAAAATAGACACAGGTATGGGTCGTCTTGGCGTCTGGTATGAAGACGCTCAAGCATTATTCGACGCCTTAAAACAAGCGAAGCACCTAAAGATTGATGGCGTGTTTACTCACTTTAGTTGCGCACCGACCAACCTGGAATTTACCGAACTACAACGAAGCCGTTTTCTAAGTACGCTGAAGATTTTGGAGAAGCAATTCGATCTGTCCGGTTGTTTGATCCACGCAGACAATAGCGCAAGCCTGGCGAGTTTTAATAGAACCAGTCCGTTCAACGCGGTCCGGGTGGGTCTTCTTCAGTTTGGAGCGGCCCCCTATCCGGATACCTTATTCGCTAAAGTAACTACTGAGCCGGTATTGAGTTTCCATGCGCGGGTGGCTCTGGTGAAAAAGTTGCCCGAGGGAAGCACCATCAGTTATAATCGATTAACGATCTTATCTCGACCAACGACCTTAGCCGTTTTGACCGCAGGATACGCGGACGGAATTCCGATGCCATTTACCACACGCGCGGAAGTTCTGGTCTCAGGAAAACGATGCAAAGTCCTTGGCCGGGTAACCATGGACCAGTTGATCATTGATGTTACGGATCTCCCGGAAGCCCCCCTTGAAGGGGATACTGCCACTTTTATTGGATCACAGGAGAAGGAACATATTTCGATTTATGAGTTCAGCAATTGGGGAAATTCAATTCCATGGGAGTGTTTTTCCTCCATTTCCCAACGAGTAACAAGGATTTACAAAACCTTTCGGGAATGATTAAGTTGACTCACTTTGAAACCTTCCGACGATTAAAGCCGTTATAGAAACACCCAATTATGAATACCCTAAAAATTGATAACATTACCCCCAAGGACGCCTGGAAGCCATTAAAGTCAAGCGCTTGGAACGAGCGCAATGCCAAGCACCTCCTGATTCGGATCGGATTTTCCGCCAGGCCAACTGAAATTGAGAAGAGCTTGGAAGCAGGCTTAGAGGCGACCATTAAGAAATCGTTCGCGAATGCCTCAATTGTACCTGCGCCAAACGATTTAAAAGAAGTCATTGAAAGTTATAAGGATATGCGGAAACGCCAGGAAGGATTGAGCGAACCGGAACGACGGAAATTGAGGCAGGCCCAACAAAAGAAGAACCGCGAATTGATCGTTGACCTAAACGTCAATTGGCTGGACCACGCGACTGACCCCAAGAACTCAGCATTCGAAAAATGGGGTTTATTCTGGGAAAATGTATTCGTGGTTACTGCGCAAAAGGTAAAAAACCCCGCTTTACTCTATCAATATCAGCTGATGCTTCGCAGCAACTCGTTCAAGGATTTTGGAACGATGGCCAAAGCGGTTACTAAAAACCCTGCCATGATCACTTTTCTGGATCTTCAACAAAACAAGAAAGGCAAGGCGAACGAAAATTTTGCGCGGGAGCTCTTTGAACTGTTTATGCTCGGTGAAGGAAATTACACCGAAGATGATATCAAGGAAGCCGCCAAAGCATTTACCGGATACCGGCAGATCGACGGCCAATTCCGCTTTCTACAAAACCAGCACGAATCAGGAAAGAAAACAGTCTTCGGAAAAACAGGCAACTGGAGGGGAGACGACATTGTTGATCTCGCTCTCGAGCAAGAGGCAGCCCGACTTTTCATTCCCAGAGAACTGTGCAAACATTATTTAAGTGACGAAATCATTCCAGATGAATTCCTCAAACCGTTGGGAGACGGTTGGGCGGCAAACGATTTCGATCTGTCATGGCTGGCATCAACATTCTTTTCATCTCAAATATTCTACCAATCCCAATTTCAAGGTAACAAAATAAAAAGCCCCTTCGAATTTTTTATCGGACTCCTCCAAGACCTCGAACTTGACTTGGCACCGCTACCAAGATCCTTGCTACCGGCAATGCGAAGCATGGGCCAGAGCTACCTCAATCCACCCAACGTTCGCGGATGGGTCGGAGGTAAACACTGGATTAATAGTGCCACCTTAATTCAGAGACGACAAATCGTTGAAGGTTTATTCAGTACTCCAACTACTAGAAGATTAAATGGCGATGAGGAGCGCGCACTCGAAACGGCTAAAGCAAGTGGCAAAAATCAATTCTTTGTAAGCAAAGAAAAAGGAGATGAATGGGCCAGTTTACCACCTAAAGAAAGACTCACTCATTTTGCGAATGCCTGGCTCGTAAATCCCTTGGAGCCAAAAGTTGAGAAATCAATGCTTCAGTTCCTAATCAAAAATAAAAATAATCCGCTCCCAGCTACACGTTCTGTGGCTATCACCTTGCTTCAATCCCCCGAATATCAACTCGCTTGATCGAACACTGTCATGAAAAACGAAATTCTAAATTTCCCAGCAACCCGTAGAGAATTCATAAGCACCTCCGCCAAAGGAGCAGGCTTATTGGCCTTCAGTCAATTTGTCCCGGGCTTCCTCAGCGATTCCTTGGCAGCCGGTGCTGCAACGCCCGAAGCAGATCGAAAAATATTGGTTCTGGTCCAACTCGCTGGAGGTAATGATGGACTCAACACCCTGATTCCCTACGAAGACTCCAACTATTACCGACTCCGCCCCACCTTGGGGATCAAGAAGAGTGAAGCTATTTCGCTGACAGATCAACTGGGTCTCCACCCCAGTTGCGAGGAATTAAGTCAGCTGTATAAAGAAGGTAAACTTTCCATCGTTCAAAACGTCGGCTACCCAAATCCGAACAGGAGCCATTTCCGTTCAACCGAGATCTGGGAAGGTGCCACCGATGCGAATGATTTTGGGGACTCCGGCTGGCTGGGTCGCTATCTTGATAACAGTTGCAGCGGTGCACCCTCGTTGGGTGATCCAGAAGCAATCACGTTTGGAAACGAATTGCCACTTTCTGTTCAGGGGGAAGTCCCGCACAATCTCTTCAGCATTAACAAAGGTCCCGGTAGAGTAAATCGTGGCGACTCCGGTTTGCTGGATAAGATGGTTGGTCCTTCATCCGCTCCAGACAATTCGAGTTTTCTGAAGCAAACCATGATGGATACCCTTATCACAGAGAAACGTATCCAAAAGCTATTCACACAATTCTCTTCGAGCGCAAAATACCCTGGAAATCGTTTGGCTGCCTCACTTAAAAACGTGGCTTCCCTGATAAGCTCAGGATTACCAACGCGCTTATATTTTGTGACTTTAGGAGGATTCGATACCCACCAAGGGCAAGCCGGCGCTCACCAACGATTACTACAAGAACTGTCTTCAAGTCTGGCAGCTTTTCAAAATGATCTAACGGAACGGGGTTTGTCTGATCAGGTACTGACAATGACATTTTCTGAATTTGGTCGCCGCCCAAGTGAAAACCAAAGTGGTGGAACTGATCACGGCACAGCCGCACCTCTCTTTATTATGGGAAGCCAATTGAAGAACCAGATGGTCGGAAAAGCACCGGACCTAAATCTGACCAACAATAAGGACCTCAAGTTTTCTACGGACTTTCGACGGGTCTACTCCACTGTCCTCGACAAATGGTTGGAGTGTGACAGTGAACCAGTCCTGGGCCGGAAGTTTGAACACCTGCCCTTTATTTAGGCGCAGTTCGACCTACCGGTTTAATCGGAATCCTTAAGCATTTTTATTAAAAAAGTCGCTGAATTAGGTAGGGTGGTTTCGCCGTAAACCGCCGAATCGAAAACGGCTCGTTCGGCGATCAAACCCTACCAATTTCAGGAAGTTTGCGACTTCCAATGATTAAGATACCTAATATACCAGAACTCCTATCAGGCAGATAAGGAGCACAAGGGTCAGAATGCTCAAAGCGCGCTTCTCTTGTCTGGTTAACTTGAAGGGCATAGATCTACCAATGAGACACTGAACAAGTTTCTCAAGAAATTACTTCCGCCGAGTATAGCCTCTTTTGAAAAACCTATAAGGCTTAGCTGCCCATTCTCCCGCATATCCCACTCCAATTCGGGAACTCGTTTCATACTCGTAATAACGGGATCGCTCGCTGTTAAACTCAAACCAAAGTCCGTTTTCCGGCTTGGCAGACTGCCTGTTAAATCGCTTATCAATTCCGAGCATCCGGGTAAGAATACCAGGGCCTTTCCAATCCCCCACCCCGCGAATAAGGACGGCGGAAGGATAATCTACGGGACCGGTTACTATATTAAGAAGCCAGTGAACCCCATAACAAAGGTACACATACCAGGTTCCTGCTGGTCCATAAAGCACTTCAGTCCGGGCCGTACGTCCCTTTGAGGCATGGCAGGCTAAATCCATCGGACCATCATAGGCTTCGACTTCAGTGATTTCTACACGCACCACTTTTTCCGCGAGCCTAATCACCAAATAATGTCCCAATAGTTCAGGGCATATTTCGAGCACCGGACGGTTAAAAAATACATTTGGAATAACTTTCGATTCGTCCATGGGCGTAAATCTGAAGAATAAAACCGGAACGCGCCTAAAACCGTTTATCCTTTGAATCGATTACCAGGGTAACCGGACCATAATTGGTCAACTCAACTTCCATCATCGCGCCAAACTGTCCGGTAACTACCGGTTTTCCCAGTTTATCTTCCATCCGTGAGATAAAGGATTCATAGAGTGGAATAGCCTGCTCCGGATCAGCAGAACGATTAAACGAGGGACGATTCCCTTTCCTTACATTACCGAAAAGCGTGAATTGGCTGACAACCGCCATACCTCCTAGCGCCTGAAGAATGTCTAAATTTATCTTACCATCCTCATCTTCAAAGACACGAAGCTGAGGGATTTTGTTAGTCATCCAAATGAGATCTTCCTCGGTGTCTTCGCGATCAATGCCAAGCAGGACGACCAAACCTGTTTCGATAGAACCTGCCAAGCTTCCTTCTACTCGAACGCTAGCCCGGGAAACACGCTGAATGACCACACGCATTTTATTCTACCAACAGTTCCTCCAGTTCATCAGACAAATCTTTTTCAACCTTTATCCGGTTTCTCACTATAAAATTCGCCATTTTACGACTGCGCATTTTCTTCAGTTTAGCTCGTTCGTTTTCAGCGACAATAAATCCAACACAATTCCCAGCTCCACACCGACACGGGTGATCGGCAAAATACTCAAGCAGGTAACCGTAATCGATTAGTATTTCTTCCCCTGTTTTGACGGGCTTGCAGGTCTCATAAAAAATGCGACCATCCGTCTCGTAAGCTTCACAATTCTGGTCACAACTGTGGTTCGCGAATTTTGCAATGTTTTTGGCCACATTTCCGTCAATGTCCCATTTATCATTGAGATTAAAAATATAGACCGATCCGAGCGTATTGTCATGAGAAGCTTTTTCCATTTGCGCTGTCCCACGACGATAGGATTCATTTTTTGATATCCGTTCACCGAGGTATTCCATGATACGTTTACCATTGGGAATGTCGCGCTTTGCAAAGACTCCTTGTCCGTGAATACCGGAACGCTCCACATACACCCATTTGTTTCCAGAATCACTTTGCATAACCACCCACCTCTTATAGAATAAATCGAGAAGGCAAAACTCTGGTAGGAGTCGGTGGCTAAGCAATCTTATTAATCTGTAGGAATCAACCAACTGTTACTCTGCTTTCAGGTCACGAAGCATAAGCGTTTTTAAAGCCCGTTCAGGCTCCAGACCTTCATACAAAACCGCATAAACCTGATTTAGAATGGGAGCTTCAATTCCCTTTTGTTCACACAGGCTGTGAAACACCTTAGTCGCGGTCACCCCCTCGACGACCGTCTTACGGTCCGACATCAACGCTTCGAGTGTTTTGCCTGCCCCTAGTTCTTGGCCAAGCGTTCGGTTCCGACTCCAGGAACCATTACAGGTCGCAACCAGGTCACCAAAACCGCTTAAACCAAAGAATGTCTTGGCATCGGCTCCCAATGCAACCCCCAGGCGTATCATCTCGTTTAACGAGCGAGTCATCAGCGCAGCTTTGGCGTTATCCCCGAATTGCAGTCCATCCACACAACCAGCCGCGATTGCATAAATGTTTTTGAGGCAACCACCTAATTCAACACCTTTCATATCTTCGGAAGTATATACGCGTAACGTTCCCCCACTCATGGCAGCCTGAACCATTTCAATAATGGAATTAACACCGTTGGAGCCCAGCGTGACAGCAGTTGGTTTTCCGGCCGCAACTTCCGCAGCATTGGTTGGACCCGATAACACAGCATGCTCTATTTCCGGCAACGCATCCCCTACCACTTGACCAGGCCGTAAGAATGTCTCCTCCTCGAGTCCCTTGCACAAGGTAACTATTAATTTGAGCGCTTGCGCGGAGCCGAGGTGTTGAGCGATCGATTCACAAAGGGGTCGGAGCCCCTTACTCGGGCAAGCCAGAATGGCTACATCCGCTTCCATAAGAACTGGCTTCACTTCAAACCCGACCTGCAAATTCAACGGAAGGTGAAACCCTGGTAGATAATCTGTATTCTCGCGAGAGGATGCCAGGGCCAAAGCCATTTCAATCCGACGCGGAACGAGAGTGACCGAGTGGCCTTGACGAATAAGGTGAAGCGCCATGGCCGTTCCCCAGGCTCCGGCCCCCAAAACACAAAAATTCATAGGTGAGTGAGACTTGTTAGAGAGCAGTTTAAAGGAGATTTTTTGCACAAGGAAAGGACCGATTACTGTTTCACCAAAATTGTGCCATGGAGAGTAACCTCACCTAGGCCATAGGGGATTCCTTCAAAATGACCTTGTTCGAACTTTAAGGCTTTGCGGATGCTTAAAACTCACCCTATAAATGCCCTACTTACCAAGCGAGATAAGAAACCTAGTTTGAAGCCGATCCTGCATATCTTTTTAAAGCCATTTTACCTACGACAGAAACGACGCAGGCAGCTATGCTCTTCGAAATTCACAGCGAGAAGTAAGTTGGTAAATATTCCTTCAAAATGGCTTTGTAGTCATTTTATAATTTTGCCGACGATGAAGCTCATCCTAATAAACTTTGCTTATCAAGCAAGATAGATAACTGAAATTGAAGAAGATCCTGCATATCGTATTAAAGCCATTTTACCTACGCCAGAAACGGCCTAAGCAGGTACGTTTTTCGCAACTCAATGTCCGGACCAAGCTGATAAATCCGCAGTTTGTAACTTTTCTGAAAACAACCAGATTCAAAAGGCTCAATCTGGATAAGCATGAACGCCGCTTGAGACGAAAGACCGTTTGGGGCCGCATGGCTCTGCTGATAGCCACCCTACTCTTTGGCTGGCTAATCATCGAAAGTGCGCAGGCGATCTCTCTGTTCTAGTCTGTAGCTAGCACTAAAGTCCGTTGGCAGCTTTACATCCGAGTATTACCCTCCCAGCATAGTCGGGGTTTCCAAGAACAACACTGCCCAAACTTACCATGGATCCTTCCAATGATTCGTCTATTGAACGGCCTATTAAGGCTTATGATAACCCGGAGTTCCTCCACAGCATTCAAGCCAGAACCATTCGGGTTCAATGCGAATTGCTTGAACCGATGTACCGATTTCGAAAATACGATGTCAAAAACACATTGGTCTTTTTCGGGTCGGCGCGAACCAAGGATCCTCAATCAGCTCAGAAGGAATTAGCGCAACTGGAAGCCGAGCTAGGTGACCAAAAATCGCTTTCTCCAGATGAATCGACTCAACTACAGTGCGCGAAAATGGCGGTTAAACAATCGGTTTACTACGCGGACTGCCGTGAGCTAGCCCGAAGAATGGCCGATTGGGCAGAGAGCTTGGCCGTCGGGAAAAGTCTCCATATCTGCTCTGGAGGAGGACCGGGCATAATGGAAGCCGCCAACCGGGGCGCTTTCGACGCAGGAGCCAAATCGGTGGGCATGAATATCTCCCTTCCTTTCGAACAGCACGCGAACCCGTATATACCTAAAGAGCTGAATCTGCAGTTCCATTACTTTTTCGTGAGAAAATATTGGTTCCTTTATCTAGCAAAGGGGTTGGTAGTGTTTCCAGGCGGCTTCGGTACTATGGACGAATTATTTGAATTCTTGACTTTGATCCAAACCGGAAAGGCCAAGAAAGTAATACCCATTGTCCTCTATGGAAAAGATTACTGGACCCGCCTTTTCAATTTCGAAGCGCTCGTCGAATGGGGGTATATTTCTAAAGATGATTTGGAGCTATTCGTGATTCTTGATTCGGTCGAGGCGGCGGAAAACCATCTGAAAACCCGCATTGATCAGGACAAGCTGAATCTGGAGTTTTGATTTTTTTGTCCCTTGGAGTTGATTAGTTCCATTACTTAAATTTAGTTTCACTCTATGGAAGTAACTCAGGCCGATACAAAGACCCGCACTGTCCTCATAATTGAGGATAGCGATGCAGATCGGCTAAAGTATCGGGAATTCATAGGCCAGCCAACAGCGTTTAATAAACGTTTCCTGGAGGAGGAATCGGGAAATGCCGGATTAAAACGGTACGCCGAAGAATCCATAGATTGCATCCTTCTGGACTTGCACCTCCCAGATATGAATGGG is a window of Verrucomicrobiota bacterium DNA encoding:
- a CDS encoding TIGR00730 family Rossman fold protein, whose amino-acid sequence is MDPSNDSSIERPIKAYDNPEFLHSIQARTIRVQCELLEPMYRFRKYDVKNTLVFFGSARTKDPQSAQKELAQLEAELGDQKSLSPDESTQLQCAKMAVKQSVYYADCRELARRMADWAESLAVGKSLHICSGGGPGIMEAANRGAFDAGAKSVGMNISLPFEQHANPYIPKELNLQFHYFFVRKYWFLYLAKGLVVFPGGFGTMDELFEFLTLIQTGKAKKVIPIVLYGKDYWTRLFNFEALVEWGYISKDDLELFVILDSVEAAENHLKTRIDQDKLNLEF
- a CDS encoding DUF1501 domain-containing protein, with product MKNEILNFPATRREFISTSAKGAGLLAFSQFVPGFLSDSLAAGAATPEADRKILVLVQLAGGNDGLNTLIPYEDSNYYRLRPTLGIKKSEAISLTDQLGLHPSCEELSQLYKEGKLSIVQNVGYPNPNRSHFRSTEIWEGATDANDFGDSGWLGRYLDNSCSGAPSLGDPEAITFGNELPLSVQGEVPHNLFSINKGPGRVNRGDSGLLDKMVGPSSAPDNSSFLKQTMMDTLITEKRIQKLFTQFSSSAKYPGNRLAASLKNVASLISSGLPTRLYFVTLGGFDTHQGQAGAHQRLLQELSSSLAAFQNDLTERGLSDQVLTMTFSEFGRRPSENQSGGTDHGTAAPLFIMGSQLKNQMVGKAPDLNLTNNKDLKFSTDFRRVYSTVLDKWLECDSEPVLGRKFEHLPFI
- the dtd gene encoding D-aminoacyl-tRNA deacylase — translated: MRVVIQRVSRASVRVEGSLAGSIETGLVVLLGIDREDTEEDLIWMTNKIPQLRVFEDEDGKINLDILQALGGMAVVSQFTLFGNVRKGNRPSFNRSADPEQAIPLYESFISRMEDKLGKPVVTGQFGAMMEVELTNYGPVTLVIDSKDKRF
- a CDS encoding DUF1800 domain-containing protein, with the protein product MNTLKIDNITPKDAWKPLKSSAWNERNAKHLLIRIGFSARPTEIEKSLEAGLEATIKKSFANASIVPAPNDLKEVIESYKDMRKRQEGLSEPERRKLRQAQQKKNRELIVDLNVNWLDHATDPKNSAFEKWGLFWENVFVVTAQKVKNPALLYQYQLMLRSNSFKDFGTMAKAVTKNPAMITFLDLQQNKKGKANENFARELFELFMLGEGNYTEDDIKEAAKAFTGYRQIDGQFRFLQNQHESGKKTVFGKTGNWRGDDIVDLALEQEAARLFIPRELCKHYLSDEIIPDEFLKPLGDGWAANDFDLSWLASTFFSSQIFYQSQFQGNKIKSPFEFFIGLLQDLELDLAPLPRSLLPAMRSMGQSYLNPPNVRGWVGGKHWINSATLIQRRQIVEGLFSTPTTRRLNGDEERALETAKASGKNQFFVSKEKGDEWASLPPKERLTHFANAWLVNPLEPKVEKSMLQFLIKNKNNPLPATRSVAITLLQSPEYQLA
- the tig gene encoding trigger factor, which gives rise to MSIQVEEVSESRKKVTVVIEAAEIANEQKKLINQFSQQVRIPGFRPGKAPAAMILQKYKKDVADELKKKLVSGAYDQVTKEESFKIYNVVDLVEGDIEVGKDASIEFTVDVDPNIELPKYKGVAVTVPEVLVTEEEIDETIFTLRSQRADFVEKEEPAEASDYVQLGYEGFLDDKPLAETITDQPLFSKQNSTWEEAGTDRADFPGLAKELVGLKKGDEKEITVDFPADFHMEALQGKSVLYKISISEVRAKKLPEMDEAFFKAMGVESEEQLREKMKADLNSRKQSESNQIKREQIMNFLADKTEIALPQSAIDGESGRILQGMLRQQAQAAAAQDNPDGALAEMREEADKQARRRVKINLILNKVAELEEIKPEDRDFQTIIFQEAMYTQQKPEQIAKDLRKDQGRLRSMHESILINKTLDFLVEQSTVSEKIDLT
- the alr gene encoding alanine racemase, which encodes MTSFPQYPARCWAEIDLAALERNLYKIRAALPNHIRYLAVVKADAYGHGLAQTATRLMQCGADMFAVANVAEATRLREIGSGWPILILSSVLPQEDEFLFTHNLIPTLSTLREVERWNQKAEERDTTLKVHLKIDTGMGRLGVWYEDAQALFDALKQAKHLKIDGVFTHFSCAPTNLEFTELQRSRFLSTLKILEKQFDLSGCLIHADNSASLASFNRTSPFNAVRVGLLQFGAAPYPDTLFAKVTTEPVLSFHARVALVKKLPEGSTISYNRLTILSRPTTLAVLTAGYADGIPMPFTTRAEVLVSGKRCKVLGRVTMDQLIIDVTDLPEAPLEGDTATFIGSQEKEHISIYEFSNWGNSIPWECFSSISQRVTRIYKTFRE
- a CDS encoding NAD(P)-dependent glycerol-3-phosphate dehydrogenase, which translates into the protein MNFCVLGAGAWGTAMALHLIRQGHSVTLVPRRIEMALALASSRENTDYLPGFHLPLNLQVGFEVKPVLMEADVAILACPSKGLRPLCESIAQHLGSAQALKLIVTLCKGLEEETFLRPGQVVGDALPEIEHAVLSGPTNAAEVAAGKPTAVTLGSNGVNSIIEMVQAAMSGGTLRVYTSEDMKGVELGGCLKNIYAIAAGCVDGLQFGDNAKAALMTRSLNEMIRLGVALGADAKTFFGLSGFGDLVATCNGSWSRNRTLGQELGAGKTLEALMSDRKTVVEGVTATKVFHSLCEQKGIEAPILNQVYAVLYEGLEPERALKTLMLRDLKAE
- a CDS encoding SET domain-containing protein-lysine N-methyltransferase, producing MQSDSGNKWVYVERSGIHGQGVFAKRDIPNGKRIMEYLGERISKNESYRRGTAQMEKASHDNTLGSVYIFNLNDKWDIDGNVAKNIAKFANHSCDQNCEAYETDGRIFYETCKPVKTGEEILIDYGYLLEYFADHPCRCGAGNCVGFIVAENERAKLKKMRSRKMANFIVRNRIKVEKDLSDELEELLVE
- a CDS encoding DNA-3-methyladenine glycosylase, which gives rise to MDESKVIPNVFFNRPVLEICPELLGHYLVIRLAEKVVRVEITEVEAYDGPMDLACHASKGRTARTEVLYGPAGTWYVYLCYGVHWLLNIVTGPVDYPSAVLIRGVGDWKGPGILTRMLGIDKRFNRQSAKPENGLWFEFNSERSRYYEYETSSRIGVGYAGEWAAKPYRFFKRGYTRRK